From Schistocerca gregaria isolate iqSchGreg1 unplaced genomic scaffold, iqSchGreg1.2 ptg000097l, whole genome shotgun sequence, one genomic window encodes:
- the LOC126301742 gene encoding uncharacterized protein LOC126301742, whose translation MGVCQCSACSQIGVSQCSASFQLGVFLCSASSQIGVCLCSASSQIGVCQCSASSQIGVSQCSASFQLGVFLCSASSQIGVCLCSASSQIGVCQCSASSQISVFQCSASSQISVIQCSASSQISVIQCSASSQISVSQCSASSQISVCQCSASSQTGVCLCIASSLIGVCLCSASSQIGVCLCSASSQIGVCLCSASSQIGVCQCSASSQIGVCQCSASSQIRVCQCSASSQIGVCQCSASSQIGVCQCSASSQIRVCQCSASSQIGVCQCSASSQIGVCQCSASSQIGVCQCSACSQIGVSQCSASFQLGVFLCSASSQIVLLPK comes from the exons gtgtgtgtcagtgtagtgcttgttcccaaatag gtgtgagtcagtgtagtgcttcctttcaattaggagtgtttctgtgtagtgcttcttcccaaataggtgtgtgtctgtgtagtgcttcttcccaaataggtgtgtgtcagtgtagtgcatcttcccaaatag gtgtgagtcagtgtagtgcttcttttcaattaggagtgtttctgtgtagtgcttcttcccaaatag gtgtgtgtctgtgtagtgcttcttcccaaataggtgtgtgtcagtgtagtgcttcttcccaaataagtgtgtttcagtgtagtgcttcttcccaaataagtgtgattcagtgtagtgcttcttcccaaataagtgtgattcagtgtagtgcttcttcgcagataagtgtgagtcagtgtagtgcttcttcccaaataagtgtgtgtcagtgtagtgcttcttcccaaacaggtgtgtgtctgtgtattgctTCCTCcctaataggtgtgtgtctgtgtagtgcttcttcccaaataggtgtgtgtctgtgtagtgcttcttcccaaataggtgtgtgtctgtgtagtgcttcttcccaaataggtgtgtgtcagtgtagtgcttcttcccaaataggtgtgtgtcagtgtagtgcttcttcccaaatacgtgtgtgtcagtgtagtgcttcttcccaaataggtgtgtgtcagtgtagtgcttcttcccaaataggtgtgtgtcagtgtagtgcttcttcccaaatacgtgtgtgtcagtgtagtgcttcttcccaaataggtgtgtgtcagtgtagtgcttcttcccaaataggtgtgtgtcagtgtagtgcatcttcccaaataggtgtgtgtcagtgtagtgcttgttcccaaataggtgtgagtcagtgtagtgcttcctttcaattaggagtgtttctgtgtagtgcttcttcccaaatag tgctacttcccaaatag